The following are from one region of the Simiduia agarivorans SA1 = DSM 21679 genome:
- a CDS encoding glycosyl hydrolase family 18 protein → MKRSIIHVALVAAGALLSVAAVAQSCDGLASWNSSQAYVGGVKIQHQANAYSAKWWTQNEDPSTHSGTWDVWRYEHACDGSSSSSSSSGGTSSSGSSSGGSSTSSGSSSGGSSSGSSSSGGTGNCSSAQYVAGTAYALNALVSNADKEFRCDIPGWCSSSAAWAYAPGTGAHWQDAWTQVGDCGSSGSSSSGGSSSSGSSSGSSSGSSSSSGSSSGGNSGKLPAHALVGYWHNFDNGSGLYRISQVSDVWDVIVVAFADDAGNGSVAFNLDPGLNKAQFIADVAAKRAAGKIVVLSFGGQNGTVTLNTSENVTNFVNSTAAIIDEYGFDGIDIDLESGAGVMHGAPVVQNLVTSVKQLKQRFPNLYLSMAPEHPYVQGGYVAYSGIWGAYLPLIDGLRNELDLLHVQLYNNGGLATPYRDQAYAAGSVDMMVSSALMLIEGFPLERGNAGFFQGLRPEQIGLALPSGPTAASSGFASTADIKKTLDCLTARANCQTLTPSQAYPAFNGVMTWSINWDMHDGGIFSGPVGSHVHNLP, encoded by the coding sequence ATGAAACGATCGATCATTCATGTTGCGCTGGTCGCGGCCGGCGCGTTACTTTCCGTGGCGGCTGTCGCCCAGTCTTGTGATGGGCTGGCCAGCTGGAACAGCAGCCAAGCCTACGTGGGCGGCGTAAAAATTCAACATCAGGCGAATGCCTACAGCGCAAAATGGTGGACCCAGAATGAAGATCCCAGTACCCATTCGGGCACTTGGGATGTCTGGCGTTACGAGCACGCCTGCGATGGCAGTTCCTCGTCCAGTAGTTCATCCGGCGGCACCAGTTCCTCTGGCAGCTCGTCCGGTGGTTCCAGCACCTCCTCAGGCTCTTCCTCGGGCGGTTCTTCCTCTGGTTCATCTTCTTCCGGTGGCACAGGCAATTGCAGTTCGGCGCAATATGTTGCTGGCACGGCCTACGCGTTGAACGCGCTGGTCAGCAATGCAGACAAAGAGTTCCGTTGCGATATTCCCGGTTGGTGTTCATCCTCTGCCGCCTGGGCCTATGCCCCGGGTACCGGCGCACATTGGCAGGATGCCTGGACCCAGGTGGGCGACTGTGGCAGCTCAGGTAGCTCATCGTCGGGTGGTTCTTCTTCCAGCGGTTCTTCGTCGGGCAGTTCGTCAGGCAGCTCGTCCTCGAGTGGATCATCGTCCGGCGGTAACAGTGGCAAGTTGCCTGCGCATGCACTGGTCGGCTACTGGCACAACTTTGATAACGGCTCTGGTTTGTATCGCATCAGCCAGGTGTCGGACGTATGGGATGTGATTGTGGTGGCCTTTGCCGACGACGCCGGCAATGGCAGCGTGGCGTTTAATTTAGATCCCGGATTGAACAAAGCGCAGTTTATTGCCGACGTGGCAGCCAAGCGCGCTGCCGGCAAAATTGTGGTGCTGTCGTTTGGTGGTCAGAATGGCACTGTGACGCTGAATACCAGCGAAAATGTCACTAATTTTGTTAATTCAACCGCGGCCATTATCGATGAGTATGGTTTTGACGGCATCGATATCGATCTGGAATCGGGTGCCGGGGTGATGCACGGTGCGCCGGTGGTACAAAACCTTGTGACCTCGGTGAAACAACTGAAACAGCGTTTCCCCAACCTGTATTTGTCCATGGCGCCGGAGCACCCTTACGTGCAGGGTGGCTATGTGGCTTACTCAGGAATTTGGGGTGCCTACCTGCCGCTCATCGATGGTCTGCGCAACGAACTGGATCTGTTGCATGTGCAGCTCTACAACAACGGCGGACTCGCCACGCCTTATCGGGACCAGGCTTATGCGGCGGGTTCGGTCGACATGATGGTGTCGTCTGCATTGATGTTAATTGAAGGCTTCCCGCTCGAACGTGGCAACGCCGGATTTTTTCAGGGCCTGCGCCCCGAACAAATCGGTCTGGCATTGCCGTCCGGTCCCACCGCCGCCTCCAGTGGGTTTGCCTCCACGGCCGACATCAAAAAAACGCTGGATTGCCTCACTGCGCGCGCCAATTGCCAGACACTGACCCCGTCACAAGCCTACCCGGCCTTCAACGGCGTCATGACCTGGTCCATCAATTGGGACATGCACGACGGCGGCATTTTTTCAGGCCCCGTAGGCTCCCACGTTCACAACCTCCCGTAA
- a CDS encoding amidase yields the protein MKFSEYIQYDATGLAELVRQGQVKPEELLDLAIARAAELNPSLNCLIHAFHDAARARIRAGLPQGPFAGVPFILKDLLDDLEGQPTSFGTRAVRWYPPRNAEITDRYLAAGLVPFAKSNLPELGLMISTEPAAFGPAHNPWKAGYSTGGSSGGSAAAVAARIVPMASANDGGGSIRFPAACCGVFGLKPSRGRNPTGPFEMEGWDGAIAGHPLTLSVRDSAAMLDALCGSEAGAGFPVPKPTESFLAQMQRPLKPLTIGYSLKPMIPAQVSPDAKKALEHTLRLLEAAGHHLVEADPVIDADKLWRDFLTVTSGHVANKIEQIRREFGAQAARELEAGTLSMGMLGRSFRSVDVAAAKEGWHGVRMAMSNYFERFDLLLTPTLISEPAPHGVIPPSAFEAFQMRAGRFLPLGRLLMASGLLFTLSERVLSRMAFTLMGNVTGLPGMSVPLYWTEAGLPLGSQFTAPMGHEGRLLQLAHQLEQQAPWFDKRPPL from the coding sequence GTGAAGTTTTCTGAATATATCCAATACGATGCCACCGGCCTCGCCGAACTGGTGCGACAGGGGCAGGTGAAGCCTGAAGAGTTGCTCGACCTGGCCATTGCCCGGGCGGCGGAACTCAACCCTTCACTCAATTGCCTGATTCACGCATTCCACGATGCCGCGCGCGCGCGCATCCGCGCCGGTTTGCCGCAAGGGCCCTTTGCCGGCGTGCCGTTTATCCTGAAAGACCTGCTTGATGATCTGGAAGGCCAGCCCACCAGTTTTGGCACCCGCGCCGTGCGCTGGTACCCGCCGCGCAATGCGGAGATTACCGACCGTTATCTGGCGGCGGGCCTGGTGCCTTTTGCCAAATCCAATTTGCCGGAACTCGGTTTGATGATTTCAACTGAACCCGCGGCCTTTGGTCCGGCGCACAATCCGTGGAAAGCCGGCTACTCCACCGGCGGTTCCAGTGGCGGATCGGCCGCCGCCGTGGCCGCGCGCATTGTGCCCATGGCCAGCGCCAATGACGGTGGTGGCTCCATTCGTTTTCCCGCCGCCTGCTGCGGGGTGTTTGGTTTGAAACCCTCGCGCGGGCGCAATCCCACCGGCCCGTTTGAAATGGAGGGATGGGATGGCGCCATTGCCGGTCATCCCTTGACGCTGTCGGTGCGCGACAGTGCCGCCATGCTCGATGCCTTGTGTGGCTCAGAAGCCGGGGCCGGGTTTCCGGTACCCAAGCCCACTGAGTCTTTCTTGGCCCAGATGCAGCGCCCGTTGAAACCCCTGACCATCGGTTATTCGCTTAAACCGATGATTCCCGCACAGGTATCACCGGATGCAAAAAAAGCGTTGGAGCACACGCTGCGTTTATTGGAAGCCGCCGGACACCATCTGGTGGAAGCCGATCCGGTGATTGATGCCGATAAACTCTGGCGCGATTTTCTCACCGTGACCAGCGGGCACGTGGCCAACAAAATCGAGCAGATCCGGCGCGAGTTCGGCGCGCAAGCGGCGCGCGAATTGGAGGCGGGCACCTTGTCCATGGGTATGCTTGGGCGTTCGTTCCGGTCGGTTGATGTGGCGGCCGCCAAAGAAGGCTGGCACGGCGTGCGCATGGCCATGAGCAATTATTTCGAGCGCTTTGATCTGTTGTTGACCCCCACGCTGATCAGCGAACCCGCACCCCACGGTGTGATTCCGCCGTCGGCCTTTGAAGCCTTCCAGATGCGCGCCGGCCGCTTCCTGCCACTGGGCCGTTTGCTGATGGCCTCCGGCTTGTTGTTTACCTTGTCCGAACGGGTGCTGTCGCGCATGGCGTTTACCCTGATGGGCAATGTCACCGGCTTGCCGGGCATGTCGGTACCCCTCTACTGGACCGAAGCCGGCCTCCCGCTCGGCAGCCAGTTCACCGCGCCCATGGGCCATGAAGGTCGCCTGTTACAACTGGCCCACCAGTTGGAGCAACAAGCGCCCTGGTTCGATAAACGCCCACCGCTCTAA
- a CDS encoding methyltransferase family protein translates to MSASTQNQDAPPTSATHMGINLTGLVCAGMASAWLVFNPDVLDSRTWACVLVGLAWALPIAGLEALFLKPWRRESAGLTGSGFQPKIQRVIVKLLALAGCITAVALTYWLLPEYQGTFYDPFYTVLFKVLPYWLLFAVPYVWWVDGWQTQPQDSYWLFGRWLLGRETWCEALTQLLLGWAVKGFFLPLMFVYLGNNLTQLINTDFSAINGSFQSVFDAAFNVLYYVDLLIVCVGYSFTLRLLDSHIRSTEPSLLGWAVALACYQPFWSLISGTYIQYDQGPAWGYWFWATPWAYTLWGSAILCCIGIYVWASMAFGLRFSNLTHRGILTNGPFRWTKHPAYLSKNLSWWLISMPFMVSVSLEQSVRQCGMLLLLNGIYFIRAKTEERHLSRDPVYRQYMLFIAKHGLMARLKNLIARMLALPMKPVSGAEENQ, encoded by the coding sequence ATGTCTGCATCCACGCAAAACCAAGACGCCCCACCCACTTCTGCAACCCACATGGGCATTAATCTGACCGGACTGGTGTGCGCGGGAATGGCTTCCGCCTGGCTGGTTTTTAACCCGGATGTACTGGACAGCCGGACCTGGGCCTGCGTGTTGGTGGGCTTGGCCTGGGCCTTGCCTATTGCAGGGTTGGAAGCGCTTTTTCTGAAACCCTGGCGGCGCGAAAGCGCGGGTTTAACCGGCTCGGGTTTCCAGCCAAAGATTCAGCGCGTGATAGTAAAACTGTTGGCGTTGGCCGGATGTATCACGGCCGTGGCATTGACCTATTGGCTATTACCCGAATACCAGGGCACGTTTTACGATCCGTTTTACACGGTACTTTTCAAGGTGTTGCCCTATTGGTTGCTCTTTGCTGTGCCCTATGTGTGGTGGGTGGACGGCTGGCAAACACAGCCGCAAGACAGCTACTGGCTGTTTGGCCGTTGGTTGCTGGGGCGCGAAACCTGGTGCGAGGCACTGACCCAGTTGTTATTGGGTTGGGCGGTGAAAGGTTTCTTTTTGCCGCTGATGTTTGTGTACCTTGGCAACAATTTAACCCAACTGATCAATACGGATTTTTCTGCCATCAATGGCAGTTTTCAATCGGTGTTTGATGCGGCGTTCAACGTGCTTTACTACGTTGATCTGTTGATTGTCTGCGTGGGTTACAGTTTTACCTTGCGCTTGCTGGATTCTCACATCCGTTCAACCGAACCCAGTTTGTTGGGTTGGGCGGTTGCGCTGGCTTGCTACCAGCCGTTCTGGAGTCTGATCTCGGGCACCTATATCCAATACGATCAGGGGCCGGCCTGGGGTTACTGGTTCTGGGCGACGCCCTGGGCCTATACCTTGTGGGGCAGTGCAATCCTGTGTTGCATTGGCATCTATGTGTGGGCCAGCATGGCTTTCGGCCTGCGTTTTTCCAATCTCACCCACCGGGGCATTTTAACCAATGGCCCTTTCCGGTGGACTAAACACCCTGCCTATCTCAGCAAAAATCTGTCCTGGTGGTTAATCAGCATGCCATTCATGGTATCGGTCAGCCTGGAACAGAGTGTGCGTCAATGCGGCATGCTGTTGCTGTTAAATGGCATTTACTTTATTCGCGCCAAAACCGAAGAGCGGCACTTGTCGCGCGATCCGGTGTATCGGCAATACATGTTGTTCATTGCCAAGCATGGTCTCATGGCCCGGCTTAAAAACCTGATCGCCCGCATGCTGGCGTTGCCGATGAAACCGGTGTCTGGCGCAGAGGAAAATCAATGA
- a CDS encoding lipase → MKNITAMLGRFSLVFSFVLFAPASFSACVDNVVLVHGNTGSPADWAATVDGLKGQGYTNSQIFTPIWGSSTCAACNNHSGAEETPVRNAIEAAITASCTGKIDVIGHSMGVTLAAQQIIKAGHVDKVDAFIGIAGAYRGLMSCGIWPAAVVTSTCGRDGLSVSSPFLDWLYGKRIASRVYSIKSWVDQVVCATGSCLIYGVHSSQIAGERATYSYNYGHFGLQRYTVSRQLSLL, encoded by the coding sequence ATGAAAAATATTACCGCGATGCTAGGTCGCTTCAGTTTGGTTTTTTCTTTTGTTCTGTTCGCACCGGCCAGCTTTTCTGCCTGCGTAGATAATGTGGTGTTGGTGCACGGCAATACCGGGTCGCCAGCCGATTGGGCCGCTACGGTTGACGGCCTGAAAGGGCAAGGCTACACAAACAGCCAGATTTTCACGCCCATTTGGGGATCTTCCACCTGCGCTGCCTGCAACAATCACAGCGGCGCAGAAGAAACGCCGGTACGCAATGCGATCGAAGCGGCTATCACCGCTTCCTGTACGGGAAAAATTGATGTGATTGGTCATTCCATGGGGGTGACTCTGGCGGCCCAGCAAATCATCAAGGCCGGTCACGTGGACAAAGTCGACGCGTTTATCGGTATTGCCGGCGCTTACCGCGGCCTGATGAGTTGTGGCATCTGGCCTGCGGCGGTGGTGACGTCCACCTGTGGCCGCGATGGCCTGTCAGTGTCCAGCCCCTTCCTTGACTGGCTGTACGGAAAACGCATCGCCAGCCGTGTCTACTCCATAAAAAGCTGGGTGGATCAGGTGGTGTGTGCCACCGGTAGCTGCCTGATCTACGGCGTCCATTCCAGCCAGATTGCGGGTGAAAGGGCGACCTATTCCTATAACTATGGCCATTTCGGTCTGCAGCGTTATACCGTCAGCCGACAATTGAGCCTGCTCTGA
- a CDS encoding glycosyl hydrolase family 18 protein, producing the protein MKKITITAGLLLGAIALPSYAYDCTNLNAYSAGTSYANGALVKHNARAFECKVGGWCSQGGAYEPGVGWANGDAWTDLGSCDGDTGSSSSSSSSSSSGGSTSSGGSTSSSSGSSGGSTSSGGTGDCGSTPALWNATAVYNGGDKVQYLGTAYTAKWWTQGDNPASGGEWGPWRNDGSCTGGSSSSGSSGGSTSSGSTSSGGSTSSGSTSSGGSTSSGSSSSGGSTSSSGGSSSSGGGKVIGYFAQWGVYGRNYHVKNIDTSGSAAKMTHILYAFGNVQNGQCVIGDSYADYDRFYNAGESVDGVADSWDTGSLRGSFNQLRKLKAKYPHLKVIWSFGGWTWSGGFGQAAANPEAFANSCYDLVFDPRWNGVFDGIDIDWEYPNECGLTCDNSGFYGYSDLMRALRNKFGNKLVTSAIGAGAAKLNAADYGGAAQYVDFYMLMTYDFFGAWDKTGPTAPHSALYNYPGMPIEGFSSDNGIQVLKSKGVSADKILLGIGFYGRGWTGVTQSAPGGSATGAATGTYEAGIEDYKVLKNTCPANGTIAGTAYAHCGNNWWSYDTPSTIAGKMQYIRSQGLGGAFFWELSGDTTNGELVNAIKANQ; encoded by the coding sequence ATGAAAAAAATAACCATAACGGCGGGCTTGCTGTTGGGAGCCATTGCTCTCCCAAGCTACGCCTACGATTGCACAAACCTCAATGCCTATAGTGCCGGCACCAGTTACGCCAATGGTGCGCTGGTAAAACACAACGCCCGCGCGTTCGAATGCAAAGTGGGCGGCTGGTGCTCCCAGGGCGGCGCTTACGAACCCGGCGTGGGTTGGGCCAACGGTGATGCCTGGACCGATCTGGGCAGTTGCGATGGCGACACGGGCTCTTCATCCAGTTCATCCAGCTCGTCATCTTCGGGCGGCTCTACCAGCTCCGGTGGTTCCACCAGTTCTTCGTCCGGTTCATCCGGTGGCAGCACCTCGTCGGGTGGCACCGGTGATTGCGGCAGCACGCCGGCGCTGTGGAATGCCACGGCGGTCTACAACGGCGGTGACAAAGTCCAGTACCTGGGCACAGCCTACACCGCCAAGTGGTGGACCCAGGGCGATAACCCTGCCTCCGGCGGCGAGTGGGGGCCATGGCGCAATGATGGCAGCTGCACCGGCGGTTCATCATCGTCGGGCTCGTCAGGCGGTAGCACGTCATCCGGATCTACCTCGTCCGGCGGCAGCACCTCGTCAGGCTCCACGTCTTCCGGCGGCAGCACCTCATCCGGCAGTTCTTCCTCGGGTGGTTCCACCAGTTCTTCCGGCGGTTCCAGCAGTTCGGGCGGCGGTAAAGTGATTGGTTATTTCGCCCAGTGGGGCGTGTATGGCCGCAACTATCACGTGAAAAATATCGATACCTCCGGTTCGGCTGCAAAAATGACTCACATTCTTTATGCCTTCGGCAACGTGCAGAATGGTCAGTGTGTGATTGGTGATTCTTATGCCGATTACGACCGTTTCTACAACGCCGGCGAAAGTGTGGATGGCGTGGCAGACAGTTGGGATACCGGTTCGTTGCGCGGTTCGTTTAATCAGTTGCGCAAACTGAAAGCCAAGTACCCGCACCTGAAAGTGATCTGGTCTTTCGGTGGTTGGACCTGGTCCGGCGGTTTCGGCCAGGCGGCGGCGAATCCCGAAGCCTTTGCTAACTCCTGTTACGACCTGGTCTTCGACCCGCGTTGGAACGGCGTGTTTGACGGCATCGACATCGATTGGGAATACCCGAACGAATGCGGCCTTACCTGCGATAATTCCGGCTTCTACGGTTACTCTGATCTGATGCGTGCATTGCGCAACAAGTTTGGTAACAAACTGGTGACCAGCGCCATCGGTGCGGGCGCGGCCAAACTCAATGCTGCCGATTACGGTGGTGCGGCACAGTATGTGGATTTCTACATGCTGATGACGTACGACTTCTTCGGTGCCTGGGATAAAACCGGCCCCACCGCGCCTCATTCCGCTCTCTATAACTATCCGGGTATGCCAATCGAAGGCTTCAGTTCCGACAACGGCATCCAGGTGTTGAAGAGCAAAGGTGTATCGGCTGACAAGATCCTGTTGGGCATTGGCTTCTACGGCCGCGGTTGGACTGGTGTGACACAATCGGCACCCGGCGGTTCCGCCACCGGCGCGGCCACTGGCACCTATGAAGCAGGGATTGAAGACTACAAAGTGCTGAAAAATACCTGCCCCGCCAATGGCACCATTGCCGGCACAGCCTACGCCCATTGCGGCAACAACTGGTGGAGCTACGACACGCCCAGCACCATCGCTGGCAAGATGCAGTACATCAGAAGTCAGGGCCTGGGCGGCGCTTTCTTCTGGGAGTTGAGTGGTGATACCACCAACGGTGAATTGGTAAATGCCATCAAGGCAAATCAATAA
- a CDS encoding SDR family oxidoreductase, with product MTITLDFAGKNVLVVGGTSGINRGVAELFARHGARVAVASRSQDKVDATVTALKALGSDAMGFAADVRNPDAIAAGVASVQQAFGDLDVVVSGAAGNFPATAMGMSANAFKAVIDIDLMGTFHVMQAVYPHLKKPGATVINISAPQAFIPMQAQSHVCAAKAGVDMITRTLAMEWGVDGVRVNSIVPGPIDNTEGMARLAPTEEMREACVQSVPLKRMGQPEDIGNACLFLASDLGSYVSGVVLPVDGGWAQNGAGSMSESLAAFAAMSKKS from the coding sequence ATGACAATCACACTGGATTTTGCCGGCAAAAATGTATTGGTTGTGGGTGGCACCAGCGGAATTAACCGGGGTGTAGCAGAGCTGTTTGCCCGCCACGGTGCCCGTGTGGCGGTTGCCAGTCGCTCGCAGGACAAAGTGGATGCCACGGTCACGGCGTTAAAAGCGCTGGGCAGTGACGCCATGGGCTTTGCTGCCGATGTACGCAACCCGGATGCTATCGCGGCTGGCGTTGCTTCTGTGCAACAGGCCTTTGGCGATCTGGATGTGGTGGTATCGGGCGCGGCGGGTAATTTCCCGGCCACTGCCATGGGCATGTCGGCCAATGCATTCAAAGCGGTTATTGATATCGACCTGATGGGCACCTTCCACGTCATGCAGGCGGTGTACCCGCATTTGAAAAAACCGGGTGCGACGGTCATCAATATATCTGCGCCGCAGGCGTTTATTCCCATGCAGGCCCAAAGCCATGTGTGTGCCGCCAAAGCGGGCGTGGATATGATTACCCGCACCCTGGCGATGGAGTGGGGCGTTGACGGCGTGCGGGTGAATTCGATTGTGCCCGGTCCCATCGATAATACCGAAGGCATGGCACGGCTGGCGCCCACCGAGGAAATGCGCGAAGCCTGTGTGCAATCGGTGCCGCTCAAGCGCATGGGGCAGCCGGAAGACATCGGCAATGCCTGCTTGTTCCTGGCATCTGATCTGGGCAGCTACGTCAGTGGCGTGGTGCTGCCGGTGGATGGCGGCTGGGCCCAGAACGGTGCCGGCAGCATGAGTGAATCGCTGGCGGCATTCGCGGCCATGAGCAAAAAAAGCTGA
- the moaA gene encoding GTP 3',8-cyclase MoaA produces MLVDSFGRIIDYIRLSVTDRCDFRCVYCMAEEMTFMPREQVLSLEELVAVGRAFVELGVKKIRITGGEPLVRRGVMKVFDELGQLPLEELTLTTNGSQLPKYASALRAAGVKRINISLDTLDPEKFHQLTRTGQLSQVLDGIKAAQDAGFERIKLNAVILKNRNAAEVPALTRFALEQGLDISFIEEMPLGSIVEHSRALEFCSSAELRALLSQHFSLAPLEDETAGPSRYWRADQYASRIGFISPHSENFCASCNRVRVSAEGKLLLCLGNDHAADLRAVLRAHPGDDKMLKIAIMDAMQHKPERHHFNHSDEPQIVRFMNTTGG; encoded by the coding sequence ATGCTCGTTGATTCGTTTGGTCGCATCATCGACTATATCCGCCTGTCTGTAACCGACCGGTGCGATTTCCGCTGCGTCTATTGCATGGCCGAAGAAATGACCTTCATGCCACGCGAGCAGGTATTGAGCCTGGAAGAACTGGTGGCGGTGGGCCGCGCCTTTGTCGAACTGGGTGTAAAAAAGATCCGTATTACCGGTGGCGAACCCTTGGTTCGGCGCGGGGTGATGAAAGTCTTTGATGAGTTGGGACAGTTGCCGCTGGAGGAACTGACACTCACTACCAACGGTTCACAATTGCCGAAGTACGCCAGCGCTCTGCGCGCGGCAGGTGTTAAACGCATCAATATCAGCCTTGATACGCTCGACCCGGAAAAATTCCATCAGCTCACCCGCACTGGCCAGTTATCCCAGGTGCTCGACGGCATCAAAGCCGCGCAGGATGCGGGTTTTGAACGCATCAAACTCAATGCCGTGATTCTGAAGAACCGCAATGCCGCCGAGGTGCCTGCCCTCACCCGGTTTGCGTTGGAGCAGGGACTGGACATCAGCTTTATTGAAGAAATGCCACTGGGCAGCATTGTGGAACACAGCCGTGCACTGGAGTTCTGTTCCAGCGCAGAGTTGCGCGCGCTGCTGTCGCAGCATTTTTCACTGGCGCCATTGGAAGACGAAACTGCGGGCCCTTCGCGTTATTGGCGTGCCGACCAATACGCCAGCCGTATTGGTTTTATTTCACCCCACTCAGAAAACTTCTGTGCCAGCTGTAACCGCGTACGGGTCAGCGCCGAGGGTAAACTGCTTCTGTGCCTGGGCAATGACCATGCAGCCGATTTGCGAGCGGTGCTTCGAGCTCACCCGGGTGATGACAAAATGCTGAAGATAGCGATAATGGACGCCATGCAACACAAACCCGAACGACACCATTTTAACCACTCAGACGAACCGCAAATAGTTCGGTTTATGAATACCACCGGGGGATAA
- a CDS encoding DmsC/YnfH family molybdoenzyme membrane anchor subunit, protein MTSKDNQYEKFPGSDLPGSDLPGTASKPATGEQKSGNAGAMIWEIRTEEQPYAFLSDKKIDEKNRYGQLIDLIDLTEHKLPVGRSLHINENPAVGTNPNRNKQHGFFFTADNCIGCHACEAACSEKNENPAHLAFRSVGYVEGGSYPDYKRMNISMACNHCDNPVCLKGCPTRAYTKHVEYGAVLQDPETCFGCGYCTWVCPYNAPQLDPIKGQVSKCNMCVDRLEVGLKPACVSACVGNALDFGVIENIPENREQALTEIPGFPTPEITHPNVRFQQITRLPDEMKRTDSMPLKYHKDENGRYKPAIDQKKGVQKHWNLARLSSRENPLVLFTLCSQAAIGAFGLSFLGAELGVEQLAAFRDSALYAPLAILSFLLVGFGLFMSTMHLGKPHRFYRGFNNLRHSPVCREGLGIALFMGGLGMHILFSLPANSIFQGLYQWAFGSEVSTLISAPTAASWAAGFGYFAIPASLVGLYYMNKCYRIEARPFWNHWQVATAFFGNMFSLGGLVAGLVMVPTLALTDQAYDTALLICGSAMALGLAAEGMGHLAHSKAMGTAAHEGGASYYIQSTTFGKTFLLRNALLGLNLVLVLSLLAALVVWQLAGIYALLAWTLAGLLLVGTSVIGRALFYVLVVPTTMPGAFFWKNKGFEEHARDIGLANMPQVGVVPLTH, encoded by the coding sequence ATGACCAGCAAAGACAACCAGTACGAGAAATTTCCGGGAAGCGATCTTCCCGGCAGCGACCTGCCGGGCACTGCGTCTAAGCCAGCCACAGGTGAACAAAAGTCCGGCAATGCCGGCGCCATGATCTGGGAAATCCGCACCGAAGAGCAGCCCTACGCGTTTTTGTCTGACAAAAAGATCGACGAAAAGAACCGCTACGGCCAACTGATCGACCTGATCGATCTTACCGAGCACAAGTTGCCGGTGGGGCGTTCGCTGCACATTAATGAAAACCCGGCGGTGGGCACCAACCCAAACCGCAATAAGCAGCACGGCTTCTTTTTTACCGCCGATAATTGCATTGGCTGTCACGCCTGTGAAGCGGCCTGTTCGGAGAAAAATGAAAACCCGGCGCACCTGGCGTTCCGCTCGGTGGGTTATGTGGAAGGCGGCAGCTACCCCGACTACAAGCGCATGAATATTTCCATGGCCTGCAACCACTGCGACAACCCCGTGTGCCTGAAAGGCTGCCCGACCCGCGCCTACACCAAGCACGTGGAATACGGTGCGGTATTGCAAGACCCGGAAACCTGCTTCGGTTGTGGCTATTGCACCTGGGTCTGCCCCTACAACGCGCCGCAACTGGACCCCATCAAAGGCCAGGTATCCAAGTGCAACATGTGCGTGGACCGCCTGGAAGTGGGTCTGAAGCCCGCGTGTGTGTCTGCCTGCGTGGGCAACGCGCTCGACTTTGGCGTGATCGAAAACATTCCGGAAAACCGCGAACAAGCGCTGACCGAAATTCCCGGCTTCCCCACTCCCGAAATTACCCACCCGAACGTACGCTTCCAGCAGATTACCCGTCTGCCCGATGAAATGAAGCGTACCGATTCCATGCCGCTGAAATACCACAAAGATGAGAACGGCCGCTATAAACCCGCCATCGATCAGAAAAAAGGTGTGCAAAAGCATTGGAACCTTGCGCGTTTGAGCTCGCGCGAAAATCCGCTGGTGCTGTTTACTTTGTGTTCGCAAGCGGCCATTGGCGCCTTTGGCCTGAGCTTTCTGGGTGCCGAGTTGGGTGTTGAACAGCTGGCTGCCTTCCGCGACTCTGCGCTCTACGCACCGCTCGCGATCCTGAGCTTTTTGCTGGTGGGTTTTGGCTTGTTCATGTCCACCATGCACCTGGGCAAGCCGCACCGTTTTTATCGCGGCTTCAACAACCTGCGCCACTCACCCGTGTGCCGGGAGGGCCTGGGCATTGCCCTGTTCATGGGTGGTTTGGGCATGCACATTCTGTTCAGTCTGCCGGCGAACAGCATTTTTCAGGGCCTGTATCAGTGGGCCTTTGGCAGTGAGGTGAGCACATTGATCAGCGCGCCCACTGCCGCCTCATGGGCTGCCGGTTTCGGTTACTTTGCGATTCCCGCAAGTCTTGTGGGCCTCTACTACATGAACAAGTGCTATCGCATTGAAGCCCGCCCGTTCTGGAATCACTGGCAGGTGGCAACGGCCTTCTTCGGCAACATGTTCTCGCTCGGCGGTCTGGTGGCAGGCCTGGTGATGGTGCCTACGCTGGCGCTTACCGATCAGGCTTACGACACTGCCCTGTTGATCTGTGGCAGCGCGATGGCGTTGGGTCTGGCCGCGGAAGGTATGGGTCATCTGGCGCACAGCAAGGCCATGGGTACTGCTGCGCACGAAGGCGGCGCCAGCTACTACATTCAATCCACCACCTTCGGTAAAACCTTCCTGTTGCGCAATGCGCTGCTGGGTCTGAATCTCGTGCTGGTGCTGAGTCTGCTCGCCGCGCTGGTGGTCTGGCAGCTGGCAGGTATTTACGCGCTGTTGGCGTGGACGCTGGCGGGGCTGTTGCTGGTGGGCACGTCGGTCATCGGCCGCGCCCTCTTCTATGTGCTGGTGGTACCTACTACCATGCCCGGCGCCTTCTTCTGGAAGAACAAAGGCTTCGAAGAACACGCCCGCGACATCGGCCTGGCCAACATGCCGCAGGTAGGTGTGGTACCGTTGACGCATTAA